In one window of Ferriphaselus amnicola DNA:
- a CDS encoding TMEM165/GDT1 family protein, protein MEAFFVSTGIVAIAEIGDKTQLLSLLLAARFKKPWPVIAAIFVATVLNHGLAGALGAWLAQLMGEQILRWVLGLSFLAMAAWIMVPDKLDDDEPTFRKLGVFGTTLILFFLAEIGDKTQIATIALAAKFDSLTAVVMGTTVGMMLANAPVVLLGERLARKLPGKQIHTIAALIFVVLGLAVLFGWGGN, encoded by the coding sequence ATGGAAGCATTCTTCGTTTCAACCGGCATCGTTGCCATCGCCGAGATCGGCGACAAGACTCAGTTGCTGTCGCTGTTGCTGGCAGCGCGTTTCAAGAAACCTTGGCCGGTGATCGCCGCGATCTTCGTGGCGACCGTACTCAATCACGGCTTGGCCGGTGCGCTTGGTGCCTGGCTGGCGCAATTGATGGGCGAGCAGATTTTGCGCTGGGTGCTGGGGCTGTCGTTCTTGGCGATGGCGGCGTGGATCATGGTGCCCGACAAGTTGGACGACGACGAGCCGACCTTCCGCAAGCTGGGCGTGTTCGGCACGACGCTGATTCTGTTCTTCCTCGCTGAGATCGGTGACAAGACACAGATCGCCACCATCGCGCTGGCTGCTAAGTTCGACTCGCTCACGGCGGTGGTGATGGGCACCACGGTCGGCATGATGTTGGCGAACGCGCCGGTCGTGCTGCTGGGCGAGCGCCTCGCCCGCAAATTACCGGGCAAGCAGATCCACACCATCGCCGCCTTGATCTTCGTCG